CGGCCTCGGCGCGGAGCTCGTCCGAGATCGGCGCGGAGCCGGCGGCCTCCTCGGAGGCGGCCTGGCCGTCCTCGGACACGACGTAGGACATCCAGGCCGCGACGAGCTCGCCCGTGGCGGCGTCCTCGTAGCCCTTGCAGGCGATGCCGTAGCTCACGAGGATCACCGGGTAGGCGCCGGCCTCGGTCGTCGTCCGGTCGATGTCGATGGCGATGTCGCCCTCGGGCCGACCCTCGACGCGGGTGGAGACGTCGAGCGCCGTGGCGGCGGCCTCCTCGGTGGGCAGGACGAAGTCGTCGCCCACGCCGACCGCGACGACGCCGAGGTCGGCGGCCTGGCTCGCGTCGGCGTAGCCGATGGCGCCGGCGCCCGCCTGGACGGCCGAGATGACGCCGGACGTGCCCTGGGCGGCCTCGCCGCCGGCGATCGGGAAGACGCCGTCGGGCTCCTCGGTCCAGACGTCGGGCGCCGTGGCCGAGAGGAACTCCGTGAAGTTCTCCGTGGTGCCGGAGTCGTCGGAGCGGTTGACCGGGGTGATGGCCTGCGCGGGGAGGGTCGCGTCGGGGTTGTCGGCCGCGATCTCGGGGGCGTCCCACGAGGTGATGGTCTGGTTGAAGATGCCGGCGATCGTCGCGGGCGAGAGCTGCAGGTCCTCGACGCCCTCGAGGTTGTAGACGACGGCGATGGGGGAGACGTAGACGGGGATGTCGATCGCCCCGTCCGTGCAGACCGACTCGGCCTGGGTCAGCTCCTCGTCGTCCAGGTAGGCGTCGGAGCCGGCGAAGCTCACGGCGCCCGCGAGGAACTGCTCGCGGCCGGCGCCGGAGCCGGAGGGCTCGTAGTTGACCGTCACGTCGGGGTTCTGGCTGTTGAAGCCCGCGACCCACGCCTGGACGGCGGCCTGCTGCGAGCTGGCGCCCGCACCGTTGAGGTCGCCGGAGAGGTCGCCGCCGCCCTCAGGGGCCTCGCCGGAGGCGCTGGGGTCTCCCGCGCCGCCGCCCGAGGCGTCGGGCTCGTTGGCCGCGCTGCAGGCGGCGAGGGAGAGGGCGAGGGCCGCGGCGGACGTCGTCGCCAGGGCGGCGCGCGCCGCGCGCGAGGTGGTGCTGCGCATGAGGTGGTGGCCTCTCGTCGAAGGGCGGCCGGGTGGCCGTCGGGGCGACGTGGTCCGCCGCCGGGCACGACGCTAAGGAGGGCGGGTGTCGCCGTCGGACTGCCTCGGTGAACGCCGGGTGAACGAGGCATGGCAGGGCGGCGCGACCGGCGACGCGGCGGTGGGGGTCGTCGACGCAGCGTCAGGGTGGCACGTCGTGGCCGTGTCCGGAAGGCCCCGGCTCGCACCGCTCGTCACGCTCCGGCACCGCCGGCCACCGGCCGCGCGAGGGGCCCGGCGTCAGGGGAGGGGGCGGTGCCGCTCCACCGCGACCACCCGCTCGGTGCGGCGGCACACGTGCGCCACGAGGGCCTCGCCGGGCGCCAGCCAGGGGTCGTCGCTCGGGACCGCCTCTGCCGCACCGGGGTGCGCGGCGCGCTCGGCGAGCGTCGCGAGCACCGTCGCGAGGACGGGACGGTGCGTGCACAGCACCACCGGCCGCCCCTTGGCCACGAGCTTCGCCGTGTACGCGGCCACCTTCCCCGGGTCACGGCGGTGCGCCGACTCGGTGAGCCGGCCCTTCGTCCGCAGCCGGGTGCCCGTGGCCTCGACGAAGGGACGCACCGTCTGCAGGCACCGCTCCCACGGGCTCGAGACGACGCGGGCGGGGGCCCACGAGCGGAGGAGGACGGCGAGCTGTGCGGCCTCGCGGCGCCCGGCGCCCACGAGCGGGCGGTCGGCCTCGTCGTGCGCCCACACCGTCGTGGGACGGGCGTGGCCGTGCCGGACGACGACGAGCGGCCACGTCTCCAGCGCCCCCTCGCGGTGGGCCGCGACGAGCGCGCGCAGCTGGACCTGGTCGCCGCGGCGGGTCAGCCGCCGCGCGGCCTCCTCGACGTCGACCCAGGCCGTCCGGTCCACCTCGTGGGGCCGCGGCGGGCGGGGCGAGGTGCCCTGCGGGACGTGCGCGGCCCAGTACTGCACCTGCTTGACGACGCGCTCGGACCGGCCGCGGTCGCGCTCGGACCGGCTGGTGCCCAGCACGTACCGCGCCGTGGGCAGCGGGCGGCCGAGCGCGATGCGCAGCCCCGTCTCCTCGGCGACCTCGCGGACGGCGGCGACGGCCGCGGGCTCGCCCGCCTCGAGCTTGCCCTTGGGGAACGACCAGTCGTCGTACCGCGGGCGGTGCACGAGGAGCACCCGCAGGACGCCGCCGCGCACGTGCCAGCACAGGGCGCCGGCGGCGCGGACGGGGTCGGCGCGGTGGGTGCCGCCCGCCGGGTGGCCGGCGACCCCCGGGACCGGGCCCGGGGGCGGCCCGGGCAGGGGGCCGGGCACCGCCGGGGCGGGCGGCGGCGTCGGGACGGGCCCGGCGTCGCGCCCGGAGGGGGCGCGGTACGGGCCCGGCCCGGGGAGGGGGGCCTCCCGGGCCTCGGCGCCGCGCCACGGGCGGGGGCGCGGCGCCGGTGCGGCGGTCAGGACCTCGCAGCGGACGCGTGCCGCCGCTCCAGGAGGTGCTGCTGGACGTCCAGCAGGGGCCGGCCGTCCTCCCCGCGGGAGTGCCGGGTCCACGCGCCGTCGGGCCCCAGGTGCCACGAGGACGTGCCGTCGTCGGCCTGGAGGTCGAGGTACTCGAGGAGCTCCGCGACCTCGGCGCCGTCGTCGATCTTGACGAGCGCCTCGACCCGGCGGTCGAGGTTGCGGTGCATCATGTCGGCGCTGCCGATCCAGACCTCGGGCGTGCCGCCCGCGGCGAAGGCGAAGATCCGGCTGTGCTCGAGGAAGCGCCCGAGCACCGAGCGGACGCGCACGGTCTCCGACAGGCCGGGGATGCCCGGCCGCAGCGCGCAGATGCCGCGGACGACGACGGTGACCGGCACGCCCGCGCGCGAG
This genomic interval from Pseudokineococcus lusitanus contains the following:
- the pstS gene encoding phosphate ABC transporter substrate-binding protein PstS — protein: MRSTTSRAARAALATTSAAALALSLAACSAANEPDASGGGAGDPSASGEAPEGGGDLSGDLNGAGASSQQAAVQAWVAGFNSQNPDVTVNYEPSGSGAGREQFLAGAVSFAGSDAYLDDEELTQAESVCTDGAIDIPVYVSPIAVVYNLEGVEDLQLSPATIAGIFNQTITSWDAPEIAADNPDATLPAQAITPVNRSDDSGTTENFTEFLSATAPDVWTEEPDGVFPIAGGEAAQGTSGVISAVQAGAGAIGYADASQAADLGVVAVGVGDDFVLPTEEAAATALDVSTRVEGRPEGDIAIDIDRTTTEAGAYPVILVSYGIACKGYEDAATGELVAAWMSYVVSEDGQAASEEAAGSAPISDELRAEAEDSIALIAGS
- a CDS encoding NUDIX hydrolase; protein product: MPGPLPGPPPGPVPGVAGHPAGGTHRADPVRAAGALCWHVRGGVLRVLLVHRPRYDDWSFPKGKLEAGEPAAVAAVREVAEETGLRIALGRPLPTARYVLGTSRSERDRGRSERVVKQVQYWAAHVPQGTSPRPPRPHEVDRTAWVDVEEAARRLTRRGDQVQLRALVAAHREGALETWPLVVVRHGHARPTTVWAHDEADRPLVGAGRREAAQLAVLLRSWAPARVVSSPWERCLQTVRPFVEATGTRLRTKGRLTESAHRRDPGKVAAYTAKLVAKGRPVVLCTHRPVLATVLATLAERAAHPGAAEAVPSDDPWLAPGEALVAHVCRRTERVVAVERHRPLP